In Flavobacterium sp. GSB-24, the genomic window GTTTAGAAATCTGCTCGAAGTGCTTTTTCAGGCGGCTGCGCTGGTTATCGACACGATAAGGACTTTTTTTCTTATTGTGCTCTCCATTCTCGGACCAATAGCTTTCGCTATTTCGGTTTGGGATGGCTTTGAGTCCACTCTTACCCAATGGATCACAAGATATATAAGTGTGTACCTGTGGCTTCCGGTAGCGGATTTGTTCAGTTCGATGCTGGCCCGTATACAATCCCTGATTATCGAAAGGGATATTGAGATGCTTGCCGATCCGGCTTTTATTCCCGATACCTCCAATACGGTGTACATTATCTTTATGATTATCGGTATTGTGGGATACTTTACTATTCCAACGGTAACAGGATGGATCATTCAGGCGGGGGGCGCGGGAAATTTTACCCGTAATGTAAACCAGACAGCCATGAAAACCGGAAATATTGCCGGGGCAGGAGCCGGTTCTACGGCAGGGAATATCGGCGGAAGATTAATGAACAAGTAAAATAATTAATTACTGAATTAAAATGGAATTTATAACACTAAGAAATATAGAAAACAGTTTCAGGCAGATACGACTCTACGCGATTGTGTTTGCCACACTGTGCATAGTTGTAGCAGCATATGCCGTGTGGCATTCCTACCGCTTTGCAGAGCAGCAACGAGAGAAAATTTATGTACTTGATAACGGGAAATCCCTGATGCTGGCACTTTCCCAGGATGCCTCTATTAACCGCCCGGTGGAAGCAAGAGAACATGTGAGGCGTTTTCACGAGCTTTTCTTTACGCTGGCTCCTGACAAAAAGGCCATTGAAAACAATATGAAGCGGGCATTCAACCTTGCCGATAAAAGCGCCTTTGATTATTATAAAGACCTTTCGGAAAAAGGATATTACAACCGTATTATATCGGGTAATGTGCAGCAGCGTATTGAGGTAGACAGTGTAGTGTGCAGTTTTGATACCTACCCTTACGCGGTGCGTACTTACGCGCGTGAGTTTATTATACGTTCGAGCAACGTAACAAAAAGAAGTCTCGTTACATCGTGCTTTCTTGTAAACTCGGTGCGGTCGGACAACAACCCGCAGGGATTCAATATCGAGAAGTTTTCCGTGATTCAAAACAGCGATATAGAGGTTATTGACCGTTAAAAAGAAACAGCTATGACAGCAGAACATGATTTGGATACGCTTAGCAAAATCCTTTCCGATAAAGGCTACAATGGTTATTTTCTTACTCAAGGAGCTTATCCGGGAAAAATCAGGGAAAGTATACTTGAATATTTACATAGCTGCGAAGCGGGCTTAGATAAACTCAAACCTGAATTTATCCTTAGCGGTTATCCACAGTGGCTTGGAGATGATAAACCAAGAGTTGAATGCCATATGTGGATTAAACAAGAAAATGGAGGTTTTGATCTTCAAAAAATGGAGGTAATCAGAAAAGATCAGTTTGGCCAATCCTTAGCGCAGGCAGCACTAAGCAATCTTTCTGCCACTACTGTACCGACTAAAAATGAAGCAATAGCGATGGTAAGTGAATCAATAACACAGAAATCTGCAGCTGCAAAAAAGCATTTCAGGATGTAACACTAATAAATTATGAAAAACATAAGAAAAGATATAGAACGATGGCTTGACAATCTGGACAAAGGCTGGGATCAGCTGTCTTTAGAGAAACAGCACCAATACATACTCTACTTTTTTACAGCGTACCTGCTGCTCACGGCATGGATCATTTTTAAAATCTGGTATGACAGCAGAAAATTTCATCAAACTATAGT contains:
- the traK gene encoding conjugative transposon protein TraK, with the protein product MEFITLRNIENSFRQIRLYAIVFATLCIVVAAYAVWHSYRFAEQQREKIYVLDNGKSLMLALSQDASINRPVEAREHVRRFHELFFTLAPDKKAIENNMKRAFNLADKSAFDYYKDLSEKGYYNRIISGNVQQRIEVDSVVCSFDTYPYAVRTYAREFIIRSSNVTKRSLVTSCFLVNSVRSDNNPQGFNIEKFSVIQNSDIEVIDR
- a CDS encoding nitrogen regulatory IIA protein, translated to MKNIRKDIERWLDNLDKGWDQLSLEKQHQYILYFFTAYLLLTAWIIFKIWYDSRKFHQTIVIEHIENAAFKENESAVYQQDKGSTTLKNKIYERK